Proteins encoded within one genomic window of Fibrobacterota bacterium:
- a CDS encoding dimethyl sulfoxide reductase anchor subunit, with protein MGDGEELIGAYLQEQQNLTAVERFSNLHDARHASGAPSLESHYRDLLPLEKPKPGQQYAFEVDLDRCTGCKACVTACHSLNGLDSGETWRSVGLIHNPIGKRLQQTVTTACQHCLEPGCAHGCPVKAYEKDPVTGIVKHLDDQCIGCEYCILKCPYDVPQYNHERGIVRKCDMCVGRLEVGEAPACVQACPTKAIRITLVDQAEVRSHYAEYAALPGAPDPRHTLPTTRYKTVRKFPESMEAADAYKLRKEKPHYPLTSMLTLSQLAVGLFILLEAGTLAGILPTHAGFQAAGHLTAALILFASIVLSVAHLGRPLYAFRAFLGLRRSWLSREILAFTLLGGWVSVVTAGVLATAFGPALTLHFPALGPSLGKAAAWTGSPASRIALCLLGLAALHCSAMIYRDTPRAFWATRHTSAKFLLTALAGGLASLLTLGMVATLWVPAFADGLAAWGRWVCIALPFAVFAKLAVEARIHRHGDDQEPTPLKKTALLLRGPLRVAHAWRFNAGLLGGFILPMFWLYRDRAAFGAGDLILALSILAAVLAGEWLERYLFFTACVPPRMPGA; from the coding sequence ATGGGGGATGGCGAAGAACTCATCGGCGCCTACCTGCAAGAACAACAGAACCTGACGGCGGTGGAGCGCTTTTCCAACCTCCACGACGCGAGGCATGCGAGCGGCGCGCCCAGCCTGGAAAGCCATTATCGCGATCTGCTTCCCCTGGAAAAGCCCAAGCCCGGCCAGCAATACGCCTTCGAGGTCGATCTGGATCGCTGCACGGGCTGCAAGGCCTGCGTCACCGCCTGCCACAGCCTCAACGGCTTGGACAGCGGGGAGACCTGGCGTTCGGTGGGCCTCATCCACAATCCGATCGGCAAGCGCTTGCAGCAGACGGTCACCACCGCCTGCCAGCATTGCCTGGAACCCGGGTGCGCGCATGGCTGCCCCGTCAAGGCCTACGAAAAGGATCCGGTCACCGGCATCGTTAAGCACCTGGACGATCAATGCATCGGCTGCGAGTACTGCATCCTGAAATGCCCTTACGACGTGCCGCAATACAACCACGAGCGGGGCATCGTGCGCAAGTGCGATATGTGCGTGGGCCGCCTGGAAGTCGGCGAGGCCCCCGCCTGCGTGCAGGCTTGCCCCACCAAGGCCATCCGCATCACCCTGGTCGATCAAGCCGAAGTCCGCAGCCATTACGCCGAGTACGCGGCCCTGCCCGGCGCGCCCGATCCGCGCCATACCTTGCCGACCACGCGCTATAAGACCGTCCGTAAATTCCCCGAGAGCATGGAAGCGGCCGACGCGTACAAGCTGCGCAAGGAAAAGCCCCATTATCCGCTCACCTCCATGTTGACCTTGTCCCAGCTGGCCGTCGGCCTTTTCATCCTGCTGGAGGCGGGCACCCTCGCGGGCATCCTTCCCACGCACGCTGGTTTCCAGGCCGCCGGCCATCTCACGGCCGCGCTCATCCTCTTCGCGTCCATCGTCCTCAGCGTCGCCCACCTGGGCCGGCCCCTCTACGCCTTCCGCGCCTTCCTGGGGCTGCGCCGTTCCTGGCTCAGCCGCGAGATCCTCGCCTTCACCTTGCTAGGGGGATGGGTCTCCGTCGTCACCGCGGGCGTCTTGGCCACCGCGTTCGGTCCCGCGCTCACCCTGCATTTCCCCGCCCTAGGCCCGTCCCTCGGGAAAGCCGCCGCCTGGACCGGCAGTCCCGCCTCGCGCATCGCCCTTTGCCTGCTCGGCCTGGCCGCCTTGCATTGTTCCGCCATGATCTACCGCGACACGCCCCGCGCCTTCTGGGCCACGCGCCATACATCGGCCAAGTTCCTGCTCACGGCCCTGGCCGGCGGCCTGGCCAGCCTGCTTACCTTGGGGATGGTCGCTACCCTATGGGTCCCCGCCTTCGCGGACGGATTGGCGGCTTGGGGCCGTTGGGTTTGCATCGCCCTTCCCTTCGCCGTGTTCGCCAAGCTCGCCGTGGAAGCCCGCATCCACCGCCATGGCGACGATCAAGAGCCCACGCCCCTCAAGAAGACCGCCTTGCTGTTACGCGGTCCCTTGCGCGTAGCGCATGCCTGGCGCTTCAACGCCGGCCTCTTGGGCGGATTCATCCTCCCCATGTTCTGGCTGTACCGCGACCGCGCCGCATTCGGCGCCGGCGATCTTATTCTCGCCCTTTCCATCCTGGCCGCCGTCCTGGCGGGGGAATGGCTGGAGCGATACCTGTTCTTCACCGCCTGCGTGCCGCCGCGCATGCCGGGCGCCTGA
- a CDS encoding molybdopterin-dependent oxidoreductase yields the protein MAVKDRLAGLFKDRNGRLTHEMVLSPGRFGLGKTPHRLRPDATTSMVCGFCSTGCSLKIHMKDGKAVNLTPDPDYPVNLGMACPKGWEALTPLASPDRATTPLLRNAFGALQPVDWDTALKTFVARFRGVLERHGREAGAFLSTGQIPTEEMFTLGLLAKFGMGLLHGDANTRQCMATSHVAYKQSFGFDAPPFAYKDFEESDVLVFIGANPCIAHPIMWERVMMNKRKPEILVVDPRQTETALAATRHYPILPKSDLALLYGLAHVLFAEGWIDREYMEANTVGWEGFREHVRTFDPESAGAMTGLGAARIREFAALLKPGKRVSYWWTMGVNQGHESVRTAQAIINLALMTGNIGKPGTGANSITGQVNAMGSRLFSNTTGLPGGRDYANPAHREEVASLLGIDAAIIQDKPGQAYDQIIDGVEAGRIKALWVIATNPAHSWINQESFRRAAAKLEFLVVQDMYPNTETAQLAHLVLPSAGWGEKEGVVINSERRLGLFKKVSPAPGQALADFYIFKLVAKYWGCDALLSRLNSPEDAFRLMGEFSRGRPCDISGIPGYAAIDAEGGIQWPRRPGPVGADAGASDAGASGPNAGASDAGVSGPDAGRERRLFADGRFFHSDGKARFLFAPPQPLPEPPDADYPFALLTGRGSSAQWHTNSRTGKSAVLRKLYPSEPQIEIHPDDAARLKIVSGDWVAVISRRGQARARALPASTVQPGQVFMTMHDAAVNKLTFPAFDPHSRQPSYKHCAVRIAREPAA from the coding sequence ATGGCCGTAAAAGATCGTCTGGCCGGGCTCTTCAAGGACCGCAACGGCCGCCTCACCCACGAGATGGTGCTTTCGCCCGGCCGCTTCGGCCTGGGCAAGACGCCCCATCGCCTGCGCCCCGACGCGACCACCAGCATGGTGTGCGGCTTCTGTTCCACGGGCTGCAGCCTTAAGATCCACATGAAGGACGGCAAGGCCGTCAACCTCACCCCCGATCCCGATTATCCCGTGAACCTGGGGATGGCCTGCCCCAAGGGTTGGGAAGCCCTGACCCCGCTGGCCTCGCCCGATCGCGCCACCACGCCCCTGCTCCGGAACGCCTTCGGAGCCTTGCAGCCGGTGGACTGGGACACGGCCCTCAAGACCTTCGTGGCCCGCTTCCGGGGCGTGCTGGAACGGCACGGGCGCGAGGCCGGGGCCTTCCTGAGCACCGGCCAGATCCCCACCGAGGAGATGTTCACGCTCGGGCTTTTGGCCAAGTTCGGCATGGGGCTCTTGCATGGCGACGCCAATACGCGCCAATGCATGGCCACCTCCCACGTCGCTTACAAGCAATCCTTCGGGTTCGACGCGCCGCCCTTCGCGTATAAGGATTTCGAGGAATCGGACGTGCTCGTCTTCATCGGGGCCAATCCTTGCATCGCCCATCCCATCATGTGGGAACGGGTGATGATGAACAAACGTAAACCGGAAATACTGGTGGTTGATCCGCGGCAAACGGAGACCGCCTTGGCGGCTACGCGCCATTATCCCATCCTCCCCAAGTCGGATTTGGCCCTGCTCTACGGCCTCGCCCACGTCCTCTTCGCGGAAGGCTGGATCGATCGCGAATACATGGAAGCGAATACCGTCGGTTGGGAAGGCTTCCGCGAACACGTACGGACCTTCGATCCGGAATCGGCGGGAGCCATGACCGGCCTCGGGGCCGCGCGCATCCGGGAGTTCGCCGCCCTGCTAAAGCCCGGCAAGCGGGTTTCCTACTGGTGGACCATGGGCGTGAACCAGGGGCATGAGTCGGTACGCACCGCCCAGGCCATCATCAACCTGGCCCTCATGACGGGCAACATCGGCAAGCCGGGCACTGGCGCCAATTCCATCACCGGCCAGGTCAACGCCATGGGCTCGCGCCTCTTCAGCAACACCACCGGCCTGCCCGGCGGCCGCGATTACGCCAATCCCGCCCACCGCGAGGAAGTGGCTTCCCTGCTCGGCATCGACGCCGCCATCATCCAGGATAAGCCGGGCCAGGCTTATGATCAGATCATCGACGGCGTGGAGGCCGGGCGCATCAAGGCCCTGTGGGTGATCGCCACCAATCCCGCGCATTCCTGGATCAACCAGGAGTCCTTCCGCCGCGCGGCCGCGAAGCTCGAGTTCCTGGTCGTGCAGGACATGTACCCCAACACGGAAACAGCCCAATTGGCCCATCTCGTTCTCCCTTCCGCGGGATGGGGAGAGAAGGAAGGCGTGGTCATCAATTCCGAGCGCCGCCTGGGGCTCTTCAAAAAGGTTTCCCCCGCCCCCGGCCAGGCCTTGGCCGACTTCTACATCTTCAAGCTGGTCGCTAAGTATTGGGGCTGCGACGCCCTCCTGTCCCGCCTGAACTCCCCGGAAGACGCTTTCCGGCTGATGGGGGAATTCTCGCGCGGCCGTCCTTGCGACATCTCCGGCATTCCCGGCTACGCCGCCATCGACGCCGAGGGCGGCATCCAATGGCCGCGCCGGCCCGGTCCAGTAGGCGCGGATGCCGGCGCATCGGATGCGGGCGCATCTGGGCCAAATGCTGGCGCATCAGATGCGGGCGTATCCGGTCCGGACGCGGGCCGCGAACGCCGTCTCTTCGCCGACGGGCGCTTCTTCCATTCCGATGGCAAGGCCCGTTTCCTGTTCGCGCCTCCCCAGCCCCTACCCGAGCCCCCCGACGCGGACTATCCTTTCGCCTTGCTCACCGGGCGCGGATCCTCGGCGCAATGGCATACCAACTCGCGCACCGGAAAGTCGGCCGTGCTCCGCAAGCTTTATCCCTCCGAGCCGCAGATCGAAATCCATCCCGACGATGCGGCGCGCCTCAAGATCGTTTCGGGGGATTGGGTCGCGGTCATATCGCGGCGCGGACAGGCCCGCGCCCGGGCGCTGCCCGCTTCCACCGTGCAGCCGGGCCAAGTGTTCATGACCATGCACGACGCGGCCGTGAATAAACTTACCTTTCCGGCATTCGATCCCCATTCGCGCCAGCCTTCCTATAAGCACTGCGCGGTGCGGATCGCCCGGGAGCCGGCCGCCTAA
- a CDS encoding nitrate reductase associated protein — protein MDTQFFGFESDFVDSMRCIPMAARLRLDRTGVKLKLNEWSKLAPELRMALAQSPCGSPAEREQWKNFLLGLVEQTSGSAPSLLPEPVEEAWEDRGTVPAQVSAQARSLGLALDSAAWAALTPLQRFALVKLSRPGHENRNFRPAMQEFGLIQEGAGD, from the coding sequence ATGGACACCCAATTCTTCGGTTTCGAATCCGACTTCGTGGACTCCATGCGCTGCATCCCCATGGCCGCCCGCCTCCGGCTCGATCGCACCGGGGTAAAGCTTAAACTCAACGAATGGTCCAAGCTCGCCCCCGAGCTGCGCATGGCCCTGGCCCAATCGCCCTGCGGTTCGCCCGCGGAACGGGAACAGTGGAAGAACTTTCTGCTAGGCTTGGTGGAACAGACCTCCGGCTCCGCGCCTTCGCTTCTGCCCGAACCCGTCGAAGAAGCCTGGGAAGATCGGGGAACGGTGCCGGCCCAAGTATCTGCGCAAGCCCGGTCCCTGGGGCTCGCGCTGGATTCCGCTGCCTGGGCGGCGCTCACGCCCTTGCAACGTTTCGCTCTGGTGAAGCTCAGCCGGCCCGGCCATGAGAACCGCAATTTCCGCCCGGCCATGCAAGAGTTCGGCCTGATCCAAGAGGGCGCCGGAGACTAG
- a CDS encoding HAD-IA family hydrolase, with protein MGRFAGAVFDLDGLLIESERLWEKAQMAAFAELGLELTLEMQHSTTGMRLQEAMGVWQGFFPRATLNASRLNASMNAYMIREFGKTGAVKPGAVRALDLCVDAGCRLAVASSSPPEVIAAALETLALAGRFHAVVSAVLEIHGKPHPAVFLSAAARLGADPGGCIAFEDSVAGVRAAKAAGMFCVAVPETHNRGRPEYAIADRIFDSLESFSPDILAG; from the coding sequence ATGGGCCGGTTTGCGGGGGCGGTCTTCGATCTCGATGGGTTGCTCATCGAAAGCGAGCGTCTTTGGGAAAAAGCCCAGATGGCCGCATTCGCCGAATTGGGCCTGGAGTTGACCTTGGAGATGCAGCATTCGACTACGGGAATGCGGTTGCAGGAGGCCATGGGGGTATGGCAAGGCTTTTTTCCCCGGGCCACCCTTAACGCGTCCCGGCTGAACGCGAGCATGAATGCCTACATGATCCGTGAATTCGGTAAGACGGGAGCGGTGAAGCCGGGAGCCGTGCGCGCTTTGGATCTCTGCGTCGATGCGGGTTGCAGGCTGGCGGTCGCTTCCTCTTCGCCTCCCGAGGTGATCGCGGCCGCTCTGGAGACTTTAGCCTTGGCGGGTCGCTTCCATGCCGTGGTTTCCGCCGTGCTCGAGATCCACGGCAAGCCGCATCCGGCGGTGTTTCTATCGGCGGCGGCGCGCCTCGGGGCCGATCCTGGCGGCTGCATCGCATTCGAAGACTCGGTGGCCGGCGTGCGCGCGGCCAAGGCCGCCGGCATGTTCTGCGTGGCGGTTCCGGAAACGCATAACCGCGGCCGTCCCGAATATGCCATCGCCGATAGGATCTTCGATTCCTTGGAATCGTTCTCGCCGGATATCCTCGCCGGCTAG
- a CDS encoding Gfo/Idh/MocA family oxidoreductase, whose protein sequence is MPGKIRIGIVGLGFGAEFIPIYQRHPQAVMHSICQRNPESLKKVGDAFKVEKRFTSYEAMLKDPELDAVHINSPIPDHAHMTLAALKAGKHVMCTVPMATSVEDCKKIVDMVKATGLTYMMAETVVYAREFLFVKELYEKGELGKVQYLQASHQQDMDGWPGYWPGLPPMYYATHCVGPCLGLMKSDAEVVSCFGSGTIRKEMIPIYNSPFAVETAHVKFRNSDITARVIRSLFDTARQYRESFDVYGDKKSFEWPLVEGEPPVIHTAKKPEHEIPAKVTVPDYARLLPKEIQSFTTKGVYGDEETHLSFVQGAGHGGSHPHLVNEFVSALSQKRQPFPNHIQAANWTCTGILAHDSAMRGGEPLRLPEWTFTW, encoded by the coding sequence ATGCCGGGAAAGATCAGGATCGGGATCGTTGGGCTGGGCTTCGGGGCGGAATTCATCCCCATCTACCAACGGCATCCGCAAGCGGTTATGCACTCCATTTGCCAGCGCAATCCGGAAAGCCTTAAGAAGGTCGGGGACGCTTTCAAGGTCGAGAAGCGCTTCACCTCCTACGAGGCCATGCTGAAGGATCCCGAACTGGACGCCGTGCACATCAATTCGCCCATTCCCGATCATGCGCATATGACCCTGGCCGCGCTCAAGGCCGGTAAGCACGTCATGTGCACCGTGCCCATGGCCACCAGCGTCGAGGACTGCAAGAAGATCGTCGACATGGTGAAGGCCACCGGCCTCACCTATATGATGGCCGAGACCGTCGTCTACGCCCGCGAGTTCCTCTTCGTGAAGGAGCTGTACGAGAAGGGCGAACTCGGCAAGGTTCAATACCTGCAGGCCAGCCATCAGCAGGACATGGACGGTTGGCCCGGATACTGGCCCGGCCTGCCCCCCATGTACTATGCCACCCATTGCGTGGGTCCCTGCCTGGGCCTGATGAAGTCGGACGCGGAAGTCGTTTCATGCTTCGGCTCCGGCACCATCCGCAAGGAAATGATCCCGATCTACAACTCCCCGTTCGCCGTCGAAACCGCGCATGTCAAATTCCGCAATTCGGACATCACCGCGCGCGTGATCCGCTCCCTGTTCGACACCGCCCGCCAGTACCGCGAGAGCTTCGACGTATACGGCGACAAGAAGTCCTTCGAATGGCCTCTGGTCGAAGGCGAGCCGCCGGTCATCCACACCGCCAAGAAGCCCGAGCACGAGATTCCCGCCAAGGTCACCGTTCCCGATTACGCCCGTCTCCTCCCGAAGGAAATCCAATCCTTCACCACCAAGGGCGTGTACGGCGATGAAGAGACCCATCTTTCCTTCGTGCAAGGCGCCGGCCACGGCGGATCGCATCCGCACCTGGTCAATGAGTTCGTGAGCGCCCTGTCGCAGAAGCGGCAGCCTTTCCCGAACCACATCCAGGCCGCCAACTGGACCTGCACCGGCATCCTCGCGCATGACTCGGCCATGCGCGGCGGCGAACCCTTGCGCCTCCCGGAATGGACCTTCACGTGGTAA